From one Flavobacterium sp. N502536 genomic stretch:
- a CDS encoding tetratricopeptide repeat protein, which yields MILKKIALFLFSTASCSIFAQKDGYWDKERATTKEIIVSARDRIMLKTEDLPVGTTEIVYRITLLDENQEMANSLVSVLKSIPDPTGISQGSAGAVFLMSKISGDDTCTYALFTSNEAAKKYITDGKTDKACYDQKDPLSKDAKRLSLDKSSCLGQNVNTLWFGFHSKNWLLNQKIVLEVVPWVDTKLNRGWNQDNKNEIISLCKTSTMAQKMANSDDFCVCILEKIMKQYRYTEFQKLLPMEKNKAYKDFGNSCYKDADISKNVYNDLRTQAASLVRLQKYNEAIPKLNTIINDGKATALDYSSIGYCYILTKQYGKALKFLKEGEKLDDTELLVKLNLAHVYLINDDYSEAKAIYKKYQSQNVTDSLSWKEKTKQDFLVFQKAGLPSKDFEKILKLYN from the coding sequence ATGATTTTAAAAAAAATTGCCCTATTTCTTTTTAGCACCGCTTCCTGCAGCATTTTTGCGCAAAAAGATGGCTATTGGGACAAAGAACGTGCTACGACAAAAGAGATTATAGTTTCTGCCCGTGACAGAATTATGCTTAAAACAGAAGATTTACCTGTTGGAACCACAGAAATCGTCTACAGAATCACGCTTCTGGATGAAAACCAGGAAATGGCCAACAGTTTGGTTTCCGTTTTAAAATCAATTCCCGATCCAACCGGAATTAGTCAGGGATCGGCAGGAGCTGTTTTTCTGATGTCTAAAATTTCAGGCGACGATACCTGTACTTATGCCTTGTTTACGTCGAATGAAGCAGCAAAAAAGTACATTACTGACGGTAAAACCGATAAAGCCTGTTACGATCAGAAAGACCCTCTGAGTAAAGATGCTAAGCGATTGTCACTCGATAAATCGTCTTGTCTGGGACAGAATGTAAATACACTCTGGTTTGGTTTTCACAGTAAAAACTGGCTTTTAAATCAAAAAATAGTTCTGGAAGTCGTACCATGGGTAGATACCAAGCTTAATCGCGGATGGAATCAGGACAATAAAAATGAAATTATAAGTCTTTGTAAAACCTCTACAATGGCTCAGAAAATGGCAAATTCTGATGATTTTTGCGTTTGTATTCTTGAAAAAATCATGAAACAGTACCGCTATACAGAATTTCAAAAACTGTTGCCAATGGAGAAAAATAAAGCATATAAAGACTTTGGGAACAGCTGTTATAAAGACGCTGATATTTCTAAAAATGTTTATAATGACTTAAGAACTCAGGCGGCTTCTTTGGTTAGACTTCAGAAATACAACGAAGCGATTCCAAAATTGAATACAATCATTAACGACGGTAAAGCAACGGCACTGGATTACAGTTCTATCGGATATTGCTATATTTTGACAAAACAATACGGTAAAGCCCTTAAATTCCTAAAAGAAGGAGAGAAACTGGACGATACGGAATTGTTGGTAAAATTAAATCTGGCACACGTTTACCTCATTAACGATGATTACAGTGAAGCGAAAGCCATTTACAAAAAATACCAGTCGCAGAATGTTACTGACAGCCTGAGCTGGAAAGAGAAAACAAAACAAGACTTCTTAGTTTTTCAAAAAGCCGGATTACCTTCAAAAGACTTTGAGAAAATCTTAAAACTATACAATTAA
- a CDS encoding DUF2199 domain-containing protein — MTDIKYICDCCGQEHESWPAIAYSSPSAYNKLSEQEKEEIAVIDQDFCVIKYEDHINRFIRVVLVQQVNDHCEDLEYGFWVSLSENSFEDYLENGEDENHEAQYFGWLSNYIPQYEFSNSIPTTVVTKPGNERPEIFPHKDFDHPFVKDYYNGITKAEAEKRIQEILKK, encoded by the coding sequence ATGACCGATATTAAATATATTTGCGACTGCTGTGGTCAGGAGCATGAAAGCTGGCCTGCAATTGCTTACAGTTCGCCTTCCGCTTACAACAAGCTTTCAGAACAGGAAAAAGAAGAAATTGCAGTTATTGATCAGGATTTTTGTGTTATTAAATATGAAGATCATATCAATCGTTTTATAAGAGTGGTTTTGGTTCAGCAGGTTAACGATCATTGTGAAGATCTGGAGTATGGTTTTTGGGTTTCTTTAAGCGAAAACAGCTTTGAAGATTATCTGGAAAATGGCGAAGATGAAAATCATGAAGCACAATATTTTGGATGGCTTTCCAATTACATTCCGCAGTATGAATTTTCAAATAGTATTCCAACAACAGTAGTCACCAAACCGGGCAATGAGAGACCTGAAATTTTTCCGCATAAAGATTTTGACCATCCTTTTGTGAAAGATTATTATAATGGAATCACCAAAGCCGAGGCTGAAAAAAGAATTCAGGAAATCTTAAAAAAATAA
- a CDS encoding o-succinylbenzoate synthase — MKATCHKYMLEFKRPSGTSRGVMTEKETWFIVLEENGKKGIGECGILRGLSADDREDYEEKLQWTCQNIHLGEEALWNALLEFPSIQFGVEMAFLSLKNENPFVLFPSHFTAGSKSIAINGLVWMGEASFMKEQIEEKLATGFNCIKLKIGAIDFEKELELLAYIRSHFSAEQIEIRVDANGAFRLDEALDKLKQLSAYQLHSIEQPIKKGNIAAMADLCKTTPFPIALDEELIGVFSLEEKESLLQKIRPQYIILKPSFIGGFKGTKEWIDLADKYQIGWWITSALESNIGLNAIAQWTFLQNATMPQGLGTGGLYTNNFDCPLEVSQGQLWYNTTKDWDFDFLSNA; from the coding sequence ATGAAAGCAACCTGTCACAAATACATGCTTGAGTTTAAACGACCTTCCGGGACTTCCAGAGGCGTTATGACGGAGAAAGAAACCTGGTTTATCGTTCTGGAAGAGAACGGTAAAAAGGGGATAGGAGAGTGTGGGATTCTTCGCGGACTGAGTGCTGATGACCGTGAAGATTACGAAGAAAAACTGCAATGGACGTGCCAGAATATTCATTTGGGAGAAGAAGCGCTCTGGAATGCTTTGTTGGAATTTCCATCCATACAATTTGGAGTTGAAATGGCGTTTTTGTCTCTTAAAAATGAAAACCCGTTTGTTTTGTTTCCTTCGCACTTTACAGCTGGTTCAAAATCGATTGCCATAAACGGTCTGGTCTGGATGGGGGAAGCTTCCTTTATGAAAGAACAAATTGAAGAGAAATTAGCGACTGGATTTAATTGCATAAAACTTAAGATAGGCGCTATTGATTTTGAAAAAGAACTCGAATTGTTAGCTTATATCCGCAGTCATTTTTCAGCAGAGCAGATTGAAATCAGGGTAGATGCTAATGGAGCTTTTCGTTTAGACGAAGCTTTAGATAAACTGAAGCAATTGAGTGCATATCAATTGCATAGTATTGAGCAGCCTATAAAAAAAGGGAATATTGCTGCAATGGCTGATTTGTGTAAAACAACGCCGTTTCCAATTGCTTTGGATGAAGAATTGATCGGTGTTTTTTCGTTGGAAGAAAAAGAAAGTCTGTTGCAAAAAATCAGACCGCAGTATATTATTTTGAAGCCTAGTTTTATTGGAGGTTTCAAAGGCACGAAGGAATGGATTGATCTGGCAGATAAGTATCAAATTGGCTGGTGGATTACTTCGGCATTAGAAAGTAATATTGGTCTCAATGCAATTGCACAATGGACTTTCCTGCAAAACGCTACCATGCCTCAGGGTTTAGGAACCGGAGGACTTTATACCAACAATTTTGATTGTCCGCTTGAAGTTTCACAAGGACAGTTATGGTACAATACTACAAAAGACTGGGATTTTGATTTTCTCAGTAACGCATAA
- a CDS encoding OmpA family protein — MSKKALYLLGIAITIILGTFLYLKFCCNCTMKTPAVDTEKVSTVVAQDDTSVPFILNGSGIDYHTNDNLKFLKNSFAVVLPVSDSVSIGVQNLKTFLIANPKQKITITGYATSDETNTTAAENLGLARANEIKKYFVSQGIAEAQLNTKGEVIDKWKTIKDTLIGPAEYAFDAPEAAPAVTDEWVILKEKINGDPLILHFNTNKSSDHLTAAEEQKVADLVKYMEHVKEAVILVVGHSDNVGNRDSNVTLGQKRAEFSKSYLSKKGVDGNRITTESKGPDEPIGENTTAEGKATNRRTVITIK; from the coding sequence CTGCAATTGTACTATGAAAACACCTGCGGTTGATACCGAAAAAGTATCGACAGTTGTGGCTCAGGACGATACTTCTGTCCCTTTTATTCTAAATGGTTCGGGAATTGACTATCATACCAATGATAACCTCAAGTTCCTTAAAAACAGTTTTGCAGTCGTACTGCCTGTGAGTGATTCTGTATCAATTGGAGTTCAAAACCTTAAAACCTTTTTGATCGCTAATCCGAAGCAAAAAATTACGATAACAGGTTATGCAACTTCAGATGAAACCAACACAACTGCTGCGGAAAATCTGGGTCTGGCACGAGCGAATGAAATCAAAAAGTATTTTGTATCACAAGGCATCGCTGAGGCACAGTTAAATACAAAAGGTGAAGTGATCGACAAATGGAAAACGATAAAAGACACGCTAATAGGACCTGCTGAATATGCATTTGATGCTCCCGAAGCTGCTCCAGCAGTAACCGATGAATGGGTGATTTTGAAAGAAAAAATCAATGGCGATCCGCTCATTTTGCATTTCAACACCAATAAATCCAGTGATCACTTAACAGCTGCCGAAGAACAAAAAGTAGCCGATTTAGTGAAGTATATGGAACACGTAAAAGAAGCCGTTATTCTGGTCGTTGGCCATAGCGATAATGTTGGAAATCGGGATTCGAACGTAACTCTTGGTCAAAAAAGAGCAGAGTTTTCTAAGAGTTATTTGTCTAAAAAAGGAGTTGACGGGAACCGCATTACCACCGAATCAAAAGGCCCTGATGAACCTATAGGCGAAAATACCACTGCTGAAGGCAAAGCAACCAATAGAAGAACTGTTATCACAATTAAATAA
- a CDS encoding metal-dependent hydrolase, with product MKITFYGHASLGIEVGGKHIIVDPFITGNPQAAGVDITTLKADYILLTHAHGDHIMDVEAIAGRTKAVIVSNAEIADYYAKLGFSSHPMNHGGSWQFDFGRVKYVNAIHSSSFPDGSNGGNPGGFVIEGEHKNIYIAGDTALTWDMKLIPMRTKLDLAILPIGNNFTMDVEDAIIASDFVECDKILGYHFDTFGYIKIDHEDAIRKFFNKGKDLMLLEIGESIEL from the coding sequence ATGAAAATAACATTTTACGGACACGCGTCTTTAGGCATTGAAGTTGGTGGAAAACATATTATTGTAGATCCTTTTATTACAGGAAATCCGCAGGCAGCCGGAGTGGATATAACGACTTTGAAAGCTGATTATATTTTACTTACGCATGCACATGGCGACCATATTATGGACGTTGAAGCGATTGCAGGACGTACTAAAGCGGTGATCGTTTCAAATGCTGAAATAGCAGACTACTATGCTAAATTAGGCTTCAGTTCGCATCCTATGAACCATGGCGGAAGCTGGCAGTTTGATTTTGGAAGAGTAAAATATGTAAACGCTATTCATTCCAGCAGTTTTCCTGATGGAAGTAACGGTGGAAACCCGGGCGGTTTTGTCATCGAAGGCGAGCATAAAAATATCTATATTGCCGGAGATACAGCGCTTACATGGGATATGAAATTAATTCCGATGCGAACCAAACTCGATTTGGCGATACTTCCAATCGGGAACAATTTTACCATGGATGTCGAGGATGCTATAATCGCTTCCGATTTTGTAGAATGCGACAAAATCCTTGGCTATCACTTTGATACTTTTGGTTACATTAAAATTGATCATGAAGATGCTATTCGTAAATTTTTCAATAAAGGAAAAGATTTGATGCTTCTTGAAATTGGAGAATCAATTGAATTATAA